In one window of Methanococcoides methylutens DNA:
- a CDS encoding protease inhibitor I42 family protein gives MVTKDVENKNKAETEDADQDSSDNVVVLPLNEDSKKITQTLSNEKSLKILDLLSEEPMSATDISKKLGLSITTIKYNIDSLLEADLIKVHRIKWSEKGREVKIYEPVQKLIVVAPGNMNVNRASIISMLQQYIGVIGAAFLGAAGLQYLSRPVAIEDGGMLSAPAMMAYDVEEEVLREAPMDMAPSLVADEAAGEVAKVVHEEAAPQLMDSVHTFFSNFSDNIGLWFFLGCLFAVLLMMLKGRYYDNASSSTKRSVKRYLLPLMLVGVVIAALSVGMAPAEDDQFAFPEIEKIPADYVFTEEDNGTTVSVKAGSIVRIDVDAPSEGYWSLSDRDDLSIMEEGYGYSSTYSPVDDDSAYGWTFGTLSIGEKSILAEYNSWNGDSYVPNDFEMTLVVEGDNEFYPSFIVDGYYFGDAIEIKEGEWMLIRLFESTADTYVWNMTLTDGLQVRGDEFIPQSEGSLYGQHEWEIEAIAAGEQNISAIYMQPEVNLTGYEQTLDLTVRVL, from the coding sequence ATGGTCACTAAAGACGTTGAAAATAAGAACAAGGCTGAAACTGAAGATGCAGATCAGGACAGTTCGGACAATGTAGTTGTACTTCCGCTCAATGAGGATTCAAAGAAGATCACGCAGACGCTTTCCAATGAGAAGTCCCTGAAGATCCTGGACCTTCTTTCCGAAGAGCCGATGTCTGCAACGGATATCTCTAAAAAGCTCGGTCTTTCAATTACCACTATTAAGTACAACATTGACAGTTTGCTGGAAGCTGATCTTATCAAAGTTCACAGGATCAAATGGAGTGAGAAAGGTCGTGAGGTCAAGATCTACGAGCCTGTGCAGAAACTGATCGTAGTGGCTCCCGGGAACATGAATGTCAACAGGGCTTCCATAATCAGCATGCTACAGCAGTATATCGGTGTTATCGGTGCTGCATTCCTTGGTGCTGCAGGGCTTCAGTACTTGTCAAGGCCTGTTGCTATCGAGGATGGAGGCATGCTCTCAGCACCTGCCATGATGGCTTATGATGTGGAAGAGGAAGTTCTGCGTGAAGCACCTATGGATATGGCTCCTTCGCTTGTTGCTGATGAGGCTGCAGGAGAAGTTGCAAAGGTAGTTCATGAGGAAGCTGCTCCCCAGCTGATGGACAGCGTTCATACGTTCTTTTCGAACTTTTCCGATAACATCGGTCTCTGGTTCTTCCTGGGATGTCTTTTTGCTGTCCTGCTAATGATGTTAAAAGGACGCTACTATGACAATGCCAGCAGTTCTACTAAGAGGTCTGTAAAACGCTATCTTCTACCTCTTATGCTCGTTGGAGTGGTGATAGCTGCACTTTCCGTGGGAATGGCCCCGGCGGAGGATGATCAGTTCGCTTTCCCTGAGATCGAGAAAATACCGGCGGACTATGTTTTCACAGAAGAGGACAATGGTACTACAGTATCTGTCAAAGCTGGAAGTATAGTACGCATTGATGTTGATGCACCATCGGAAGGCTACTGGTCTCTTTCAGATCGCGATGACCTTTCCATTATGGAAGAAGGATATGGATACTCATCAACATACAGCCCTGTGGATGATGATTCTGCATATGGATGGACCTTTGGGACATTGTCCATTGGTGAGAAATCAATATTGGCAGAATACAATTCCTGGAATGGAGACTCCTATGTCCCGAACGATTTCGAGATGACCCTGGTCGTGGAAGGGGATAATGAATTTTATCCGTCCTTCATCGTAGATGGCTACTATTTTGGAGATGCGATCGAGATAAAAGAAGGCGAATGGATGCTTATCAGGCTGTTCGAATCAACAGCAGATACCTATGTCTGGAACATGACCTTGACGGACGGTCTCCAGGTAAGAGGGGATGAGTTCATCCCGCAATCTGAAGGTTCCCTTTATGGACAGCATGAATGGGAAATAGAGGCAATTGCAGCTGGTGAGCAGAATATTTCTGCCATATACATGCAACCAGAAGTGAACCTTACAGGATATGAGCAGACCCTTGACCTTACGGTCAGGGTTCTGTGA
- a CDS encoding YbaY family lipoprotein encodes MKKYFVFSLTLLLVMAAAFSMGCTENGSDGPADDVSETDEVNDHEAGEDNGDLTLGENGVQGMIIFDEPVESFSNATIYLKVNDVSLQDVASVVMSEDTIDDVSMDAGDIQPVPYMIYHPELDERMTYSLSVHVDVDGDGSLSNGDYYTTTSHKVPNEPGVHDLDVHVEMI; translated from the coding sequence ATGAAAAAATATTTTGTATTCAGCCTGACACTTTTGTTAGTAATGGCCGCTGCATTTTCAATGGGCTGCACGGAAAACGGTTCAGATGGGCCAGCAGATGACGTTAGTGAAACTGATGAAGTAAACGATCACGAAGCGGGTGAAGATAATGGAGATCTGACACTGGGAGAAAATGGTGTTCAGGGAATGATAATCTTTGACGAACCTGTGGAGTCTTTCTCTAATGCTACCATATATCTGAAGGTTAATGACGTAAGTCTTCAGGACGTTGCATCAGTTGTCATGTCAGAAGACACCATTGATGATGTTTCCATGGATGCTGGTGACATTCAGCCAGTTCCATACATGATCTATCATCCTGAGCTTGATGAAAGAATGACATATTCACTTTCAGTACACGTAGATGTAGATGGTGATGGAAGCCTTTCAAACGGTGACTACTACACTACTACTTCACATAAGGTGCCTAATGAACCTGGAGTACATGATCTGGATGTTCATGTGGAAATGATCTGA
- a CDS encoding ABC transporter permease yields MEAVDITYLSLMACFLLLAIPLFVSHYLKLGIIHDTVVSASRMVVQLSFVGFFLTVLFDLNNSVVNLLWLMLMVLAATHSTINDVGLDLKKLLLPTLASFIVGNFLIIVYFNAFVVDLENLFDARYLIPIFGMFLGNSLRGNLVSISNFYDTIRRNENRYLYSLSLGAKKHEAILPYARKSLNLALKPSIASMSTIGIVSLPGMMTGQIIAGSSPILAIKYQMAIMVGIYVSTVMTVAIGIFMTMRSSFDDYGILKEDIFRPTKA; encoded by the coding sequence ATGGAAGCTGTTGATATTACCTATCTATCCCTCATGGCATGTTTCCTTTTACTTGCAATTCCTCTGTTTGTAAGTCATTATCTTAAGCTCGGGATAATCCATGATACAGTTGTTTCGGCTTCAAGAATGGTCGTACAACTTTCTTTTGTGGGTTTTTTCCTTACAGTGCTTTTTGACCTGAACAATTCAGTCGTGAATCTTTTGTGGTTAATGTTAATGGTCCTTGCAGCAACTCATTCCACCATAAATGATGTTGGTCTTGACCTGAAAAAGTTGCTACTGCCGACACTTGCTTCATTTATAGTAGGAAACTTCCTGATAATCGTTTACTTCAATGCGTTTGTTGTAGATCTTGAGAATCTCTTTGATGCCCGGTACCTGATACCCATATTCGGCATGTTCCTTGGAAATTCCCTGAGAGGAAATCTCGTAAGCATCAGTAACTTCTATGATACGATACGGAGAAACGAGAATCGTTATCTGTACAGTCTGTCTCTGGGTGCGAAAAAACATGAAGCTATTCTTCCCTATGCCAGAAAAAGTCTTAACCTTGCATTGAAGCCCTCGATCGCAAGCATGTCCACAATTGGTATCGTCTCACTGCCAGGGATGATGACCGGTCAGATAATAGCAGGTTCCAGTCCGATCCTCGCTATCAAATATCAGATGGCCATAATGGTTGGGATCTATGTTTCCACCGTAATGACGGTTGCCATTGGTATATTTATGACCATGCGTTCAAGTTTCGATGATTATGGTATCCTTAAGGAAGATATCTTCAGGCCAACAAAGGCCTGA
- a CDS encoding ABC transporter ATP-binding protein encodes MSSELLKYEDISIRYGEKEVLSHFNLDIKKGDRILLKGRSGSGKSTLLKMPMGFAHPTSGSLYFNNRLLDSNTVWDARKRIAYVSQDLDIYEGSVNEFIEEVFSYSFNEGKLDRTKLRRLLVYLGFEKDVLEMDFEDLSGGEKQRIGIIMSVLIGKDVYLLDEITSSLDVALKEKVANYFLERKEWTLVVISHDDVWEKQNVRIVPVGV; translated from the coding sequence ATGAGCTCAGAACTTTTGAAATATGAAGATATTTCCATCCGCTATGGGGAGAAGGAGGTATTGTCTCACTTCAACCTTGATATTAAGAAAGGGGATCGGATTCTGCTGAAAGGCAGGTCCGGTTCAGGTAAGTCCACACTTTTAAAGATGCCAATGGGCTTTGCCCATCCTACAAGCGGAAGCCTCTATTTTAACAACCGGTTGCTTGATAGCAATACTGTATGGGATGCAAGGAAAAGGATCGCTTATGTTTCACAGGACCTTGATATCTACGAAGGTTCGGTGAACGAATTTATCGAGGAAGTATTCTCCTATTCTTTCAATGAAGGAAAACTGGACAGGACCAAGCTCAGAAGGCTTCTTGTTTATCTGGGATTTGAGAAAGACGTTCTTGAAATGGATTTCGAGGACCTGTCCGGTGGCGAGAAGCAGAGAATAGGCATAATCATGTCAGTGCTGATTGGAAAGGATGTCTACCTGCTCGATGAGATCACTTCGTCCCTTGATGTTGCACTGAAAGAAAAGGTGGCTAATTATTTCCTGGAGCGCAAGGAATGGACACTCGTGGTGATATCCCATGATGATGTCTGGGAAAAGCAAAATGTAAGAATCGTGCCGGTGGGTGTTTGA
- a CDS encoding TfoX/Sxy family protein, whose translation MTAWKKASEELGELMGEAVSEYDVEFRKMFGSPVYFVNGNMFIGVHGDGIMLRLQEEDQQNLYEEYDEAAPFTPNGRRMREYALIPLAVYDDEIEFRKWLDISYSYVSSLPKKEKKEKKKKQLPGKQKRARNDAVITSFLF comes from the coding sequence ATGACAGCGTGGAAGAAAGCTTCAGAGGAACTTGGGGAACTGATGGGAGAAGCCGTTTCTGAATATGATGTTGAGTTTCGGAAGATGTTCGGCAGCCCTGTCTATTTTGTAAATGGCAACATGTTCATCGGTGTTCATGGTGACGGGATCATGCTGCGCCTGCAGGAAGAAGATCAGCAGAATCTCTATGAAGAATACGATGAAGCAGCACCTTTCACACCAAACGGCAGGCGCATGAGGGAATATGCCCTGATTCCACTGGCAGTATATGATGATGAGATCGAGTTCAGGAAATGGCTGGATATCTCGTATAGCTATGTGAGTTCCTTGCCGAAGAAAGAGAAAAAGGAAAAGAAGAAAAAGCAACTTCCGGGAAAACAAAAAAGAGCGAGAAATGATGCTGTGATCACATCTTTTCTTTTTTAG
- a CDS encoding FAD-binding and (Fe-S)-binding domain-containing protein, protein MAKNTANLTSSQEEELGGIFGDRVNFSKRERHFYCHDVGALPSMAKMMLGNTDPAAIVKLRTEEDIVKLMGFARKHSIPIVPRAGASSGYGGVIPTKGGIIADVNLLNDIISIDAENMTVTVGAGIVWERLEKKLNEKDLSVCAMPSSAPAATVGGWLAQNGIGYGSYEYGWSQDTMVSARAVLPNGEVRDFTGDEMDSLIGSMGTVGIITQITLKVRNMEDTASISAEFADSESMQKALQAVAAEKVPLWSISFINPDWAGMKNEMPFSTHHGEPVVEDRPELPASYICNFIYPESRDVSALENIITSNGGKILSEEISKHEAGEWFRSMKVKRLGPSFIPAEIIVPVDKVGKVFNEIKAKVDLPVLIEGMVEKNGNVILLCFIPHSERSFKFNLAFTLGISIIKIAEENGGRIYASGLYFAKEAEKVYGDRLKKMLVLKQQVDPDDIMNPETISGKGILKAGISMSKAFEPIMRFVGNRSGVGEETFKKQKDIPADIVSHAYTCAQCGYCVEECDQYYGRGWESQSPRGKWFFIKEYLAGRDKMTQEQVDTFLACTTCELCDHRCQLDLPINDSWMTMREELVVERGMMTIPPFEIMASSLLKERNIWGEYLKNREEWMPEDLKPKIKDKAEYAYFAGCTASFVEKDIAEASVRLLTDAGMEITYLGKEESCCGIPMLAAGKWDVFEKIMRMNIENMKKKGVKTVITSCPACWLVWDTFYRQWAEKLGIEYDFEAKHYSQVLQDKLDVLSEKFVTPLDKVVTVHDACHMGRAGGIYEPPRDLIKSVPGVELREMEHNRAEGHCCGSVLTLVADPAIANVVGNMRLKEAEDIGADIMVAACPCCQVQLRIAAEKSGSPVDVQDLSATVARSMGYDIPDTTNTALTAWVTFDQMIALLKPENMTDLMVELLPQMMAAMPAPLRGMMKMVKYVPGMDLMMKPMMPVMMPMLLPGIMPKVMPDMLKAVEKRVQMSDDMKEQMPDLMPQSMENLMPNMLPQIIPLLTPRMIKYIKEDM, encoded by the coding sequence ATGGCAAAAAACACAGCAAACCTCACCTCCTCTCAGGAGGAAGAACTCGGTGGCATATTTGGCGACCGCGTGAATTTCAGCAAACGAGAAAGACACTTCTACTGTCATGATGTCGGTGCACTTCCGTCAATGGCAAAGATGATGTTAGGAAATACCGACCCTGCAGCGATAGTAAAACTTCGCACAGAGGAAGACATTGTCAAGCTAATGGGCTTTGCCCGTAAACATTCCATTCCTATTGTTCCTCGTGCCGGTGCATCATCCGGTTACGGTGGTGTCATTCCTACAAAGGGCGGTATCATTGCAGATGTCAACCTGTTGAACGACATCATATCCATCGATGCTGAGAACATGACCGTTACAGTCGGTGCAGGTATCGTATGGGAGCGCCTTGAGAAAAAGCTCAATGAAAAGGACCTTTCTGTATGTGCCATGCCTTCAAGTGCCCCCGCAGCAACAGTAGGTGGCTGGCTTGCACAGAACGGTATAGGATACGGCAGCTATGAATACGGCTGGTCGCAGGACACCATGGTATCTGCAAGGGCAGTATTGCCAAACGGTGAGGTCAGGGATTTCACAGGCGATGAAATGGACAGCCTCATCGGAAGTATGGGTACTGTCGGTATCATTACACAGATCACCCTTAAGGTCCGCAATATGGAAGATACTGCATCCATTTCAGCAGAATTTGCTGATTCAGAATCCATGCAGAAGGCCCTTCAGGCAGTAGCTGCAGAAAAAGTGCCACTCTGGTCAATATCATTTATAAATCCCGATTGGGCAGGCATGAAGAATGAAATGCCATTTTCAACCCATCACGGCGAACCGGTTGTTGAGGACAGACCGGAATTGCCTGCGTCATATATTTGTAACTTTATTTATCCTGAGTCAAGGGATGTTAGTGCCCTTGAAAATATCATAACCAGTAATGGTGGCAAGATCCTTTCTGAAGAAATATCCAAACATGAAGCAGGCGAGTGGTTCCGCTCCATGAAGGTCAAGAGGCTTGGTCCTTCGTTCATCCCTGCGGAGATAATTGTTCCTGTCGACAAGGTCGGCAAGGTCTTCAATGAGATCAAAGCTAAGGTAGATCTTCCTGTACTAATAGAAGGTATGGTGGAGAAGAACGGAAACGTGATACTGCTCTGTTTCATTCCTCACTCTGAGAGATCCTTCAAGTTCAACCTTGCATTCACACTTGGAATCAGCATCATCAAGATCGCCGAGGAGAATGGTGGCAGGATATACGCTTCAGGTCTCTACTTCGCAAAGGAGGCCGAGAAGGTTTACGGAGACCGCCTGAAGAAGATGCTCGTCCTCAAGCAGCAGGTCGATCCGGATGATATCATGAACCCGGAGACAATTTCAGGTAAAGGCATCCTCAAGGCCGGTATCTCAATGTCCAAGGCATTCGAGCCGATCATGAGGTTCGTCGGAAACAGAAGCGGTGTAGGTGAAGAGACCTTCAAAAAGCAGAAAGATATCCCTGCAGACATCGTATCACATGCATACACCTGTGCACAGTGTGGTTACTGTGTGGAAGAGTGTGACCAGTACTACGGTCGCGGCTGGGAATCCCAGTCCCCGAGAGGTAAGTGGTTTTTTATCAAGGAATACCTTGCCGGCAGGGACAAGATGACACAGGAGCAAGTGGATACTTTCCTTGCCTGTACGACCTGCGAGCTCTGTGATCACAGATGCCAGCTTGACCTTCCGATCAACGATTCCTGGATGACCATGAGAGAAGAACTTGTCGTGGAACGTGGCATGATGACCATCCCACCGTTCGAGATCATGGCTTCCAGCCTGCTCAAGGAAAGGAACATCTGGGGAGAGTACCTCAAGAACAGGGAAGAATGGATGCCTGAGGACCTTAAACCCAAGATAAAGGACAAGGCTGAATATGCTTACTTCGCAGGCTGTACAGCTTCCTTTGTTGAGAAGGACATCGCTGAAGCTTCAGTTCGTCTGCTGACAGATGCAGGAATGGAGATCACATATCTCGGCAAGGAAGAGTCCTGCTGTGGTATCCCTATGCTTGCTGCCGGTAAGTGGGATGTTTTCGAGAAGATCATGAGGATGAACATCGAGAACATGAAGAAGAAAGGTGTAAAGACCGTTATCACATCCTGTCCTGCATGCTGGCTGGTATGGGACACCTTCTATCGCCAGTGGGCGGAGAAGCTTGGCATCGAATACGATTTCGAGGCAAAGCACTACTCACAGGTGCTTCAGGACAAGCTCGACGTACTTTCCGAGAAGTTCGTAACACCTCTTGACAAAGTCGTCACAGTCCACGATGCATGCCACATGGGTCGTGCCGGTGGTATCTATGAGCCACCAAGGGATCTTATCAAATCTGTTCCAGGTGTCGAACTGCGTGAAATGGAGCACAACAGGGCAGAAGGTCACTGCTGTGGTTCAGTTCTGACACTGGTCGCTGACCCGGCTATCGCTAACGTCGTTGGTAACATGAGGCTGAAGGAAGCTGAGGATATCGGTGCTGACATTATGGTCGCTGCCTGTCCATGCTGCCAGGTACAGCTGAGGATCGCTGCAGAGAAGAGTGGCAGTCCGGTGGATGTCCAGGACCTTTCAGCAACAGTCGCCCGTAGCATGGGATATGATATTCCTGATACAACGAACACCGCACTCACAGCATGGGTTACATTCGACCAGATGATCGCCCTCCTCAAGCCTGAGAACATGACCGATCTGATGGTGGAACTCCTCCCACAGATGATGGCTGCAATGCCTGCTCCACTGCGTGGTATGATGAAGATGGTCAAGTACGTACCTGGTATGGACCTCATGATGAAGCCAATGATGCCTGTCATGATGCCAATGCTTCTACCAGGCATAATGCCAAAGGTCATGCCTGACATGCTCAAGGCTGTGGAGAAACGTGTGCAGATGTCCGATGACATGAAGGAACAGATGCCTGATCTCATGCCACAGTCAATGGAGAACCTGATGCCTAACATGCTTCCGCAGATCATTCCACTGCTTACGCCGAGGATGATCAAGTACATCAAGGAAGATATGTGA
- a CDS encoding 4Fe-4S binding protein: MFNTKPYLDKIRPYLGSLVIIVSLGGLWYPILGYFMLVVMGTLFITSIFRGRWFCGNLCPRGSYFDYGIIKISKKRKIPKILSSMWLRIPVFTAMITFMMYRISVTFAAQNTFDLIGTIFVSVCLMTTIIGTILGGHFNTRSWCNFCPMGTMQRIIGGNKYQLQMDHDTCVDCKLCEKVCPMQLKVRDIGNNPDCIKCGRCVDKCPKDSLSF, from the coding sequence ATGTTTAACACAAAACCATATCTTGATAAAATACGACCTTATCTTGGCTCACTGGTCATCATAGTCTCCCTTGGAGGTCTCTGGTATCCTATACTGGGTTACTTTATGCTCGTTGTAATGGGAACACTGTTCATCACCAGTATCTTCAGAGGTCGCTGGTTCTGTGGTAATCTCTGTCCACGTGGAAGCTACTTCGATTACGGCATAATCAAGATATCAAAGAAAAGGAAGATCCCGAAGATCCTGTCAAGCATGTGGCTCAGGATCCCTGTATTCACAGCAATGATCACTTTCATGATGTATCGTATCTCGGTCACATTTGCTGCACAGAACACCTTTGATCTCATCGGTACCATCTTTGTCTCGGTATGTCTTATGACGACAATCATCGGCACAATCCTTGGTGGGCATTTCAACACAAGGTCCTGGTGTAACTTCTGTCCAATGGGAACAATGCAGAGGATCATCGGCGGTAACAAATACCAGCTTCAGATGGATCATGATACCTGTGTTGACTGCAAGCTCTGTGAGAAGGTCTGTCCGATGCAATTGAAGGTTCGCGATATCGGCAACAACCCTGACTGTATCAAATGCGGAAGATGTGTTGACAAATGTCCGAAGGATTCACTTTCATTCTAA
- a CDS encoding TrmB family transcriptional regulator, with the protein MIDFACKEFKIKDVIKCALNLTRADMKVLEYFFEEPDIWSKTEQIATLTELDLSTVQRSVKKLHEKGILTKSQNNLDGGGYSFIYRINNKAEIKELIMGIVSKWVAKVEQELEDW; encoded by the coding sequence ATGATCGATTTCGCATGTAAGGAATTCAAAATTAAAGATGTGATAAAATGTGCTCTGAACCTGACACGGGCTGACATGAAAGTGCTGGAGTACTTCTTTGAAGAGCCTGATATTTGGAGCAAAACGGAACAGATTGCAACCCTGACAGAACTCGACCTTTCAACCGTCCAGAGGTCTGTTAAGAAACTGCATGAGAAAGGCATACTCACAAAATCACAAAACAACCTCGATGGAGGCGGATATTCATTCATTTACAGGATAAACAACAAAGCAGAGATAAAAGAGCTGATTATGGGCATTGTCAGCAAATGGGTGGCGAAGGTCGAACAGGAACTGGAGGACTGGTAA
- a CDS encoding pentapeptide repeat-containing protein: protein MKFDNALIKDCNFDSSEIKHVTFKDIQLENVIFDDTLIEDCNYDPSNIYDVTFKNAQLEDVTFEKSLLINCNFDLSVLKKINFRRCELIESRFRKAKVSWGDFKYCDINLATFQDSNIKYCDFYRALFKNVVVFRHCKIRNSSLYCTYFSEGATIRKDNLKDGKILQQDEDTYRDFLEYSKERGIKNRDWNLEKSLNDRFLDAEDIFRSLSGFWLTKGYMHDSNWAYVQAKRIERKRLKNELEIKKKKSSYYVKFKMHNEIFWNYIADISCKYGESLTRITRTLFATLLIFALIYYIELSLTSINQALWISFQRMVTINPEELTNVPNLIQLISLIQTIISILLIGLLGFILGNKVRHQ, encoded by the coding sequence GTGAAATTTGATAATGCATTGATAAAAGATTGCAATTTTGATTCATCAGAAATCAAACATGTTACATTTAAAGATATACAACTTGAAAATGTAATATTTGATGATACACTTATCGAAGACTGTAATTATGACCCTTCGAATATTTATGATGTTACTTTTAAAAATGCTCAACTTGAAGATGTTACATTTGAGAAATCACTTTTAATAAACTGTAATTTTGATTTATCGGTACTTAAAAAGATTAACTTCAGGAGATGTGAACTAATAGAGTCTAGATTTCGTAAGGCTAAGGTCTCATGGGGTGATTTTAAATATTGTGATATAAATCTGGCAACATTTCAAGATTCAAATATTAAATATTGCGACTTTTATAGAGCTCTTTTTAAAAATGTAGTCGTTTTTCGACATTGTAAAATAAGAAATAGTAGCTTGTATTGTACGTATTTTAGCGAAGGTGCAACTATAAGAAAAGATAATCTTAAAGATGGCAAAATCTTACAGCAAGATGAAGATACTTACAGAGACTTTCTGGAATACTCAAAAGAGCGTGGCATTAAAAATAGAGATTGGAATTTGGAAAAATCATTAAATGATCGATTTTTAGATGCAGAAGATATCTTTAGATCTCTGAGTGGGTTTTGGTTGACTAAAGGTTATATGCACGATTCCAATTGGGCTTATGTACAAGCTAAAAGGATTGAACGCAAACGATTGAAAAACGAATTGGAGATTAAGAAGAAGAAGAGCTCATATTATGTAAAATTTAAAATGCATAATGAAATTTTTTGGAATTATATTGCTGACATTTCATGTAAATATGGCGAAAGTCTGACAAGAATAACACGAACGTTGTTTGCTACACTACTAATTTTTGCTCTTATATATTACATTGAACTATCTTTAACATCCATTAACCAAGCACTATGGATAAGTTTTCAAAGAATGGTGACAATCAATCCCGAAGAATTGACAAATGTACCTAATCTGATTCAATTAATTAGTCTAATACAAACAATAATAAGCATATTATTGATTGGATTACTTGGATTTATTTTAGGTAATAAAGTAAGACATCAATAA